Sequence from the Candidatus Woesearchaeota archaeon genome:
GCCTACTCCTGCCTGGAGGAATCTGGGCCCTATTCTCTTGTCCAGACCCATCCCTTTTGCCACCATCTTAACATCTGCCCCGACTTTCTCGCAAAGCTGCGCAATCTCATTCATAAAGCTTATTCTTGTCGCAAGCATGGCATTGCTGGCATATTTAGTCATCTCCGCGCTTTTTACATCAGTAAACAGGATGGGCTTGTCCGCTCTTGAAATTCCTTTATAAATTTCGTCTAAAATGCCTCTCGCTCTTGCAGAGCCAGTGCCCACAATTATCCTGTCCGGGTTTGTAAAATCCCCTATAGCTTCCCCCTCCCTAAGAAATTCTGGATTAGATACAACATCAAAATCTATCTTCTTTTCTTGGTTTTTCTTTATTATGCCCCTTATTATATCTGCAGTCCCCACGGGAACTGTGCTTTTGTCTATTATAACTTTATAATCTTTCATATATTTGCCTATGCTTTCAGCAACCGCCTTTACTGCAGATAAGTCAGCTTCATGATTCTTTCCTGACGGAGTTCCTACAGCTATAAAGACAGCCTTTGAATGCTCAATCGCCTCTTTCAAATCATCAGTAAACTTTATTCTCCCTTCATCTCTGTTTCTTTTCAGCATCTCTTCCAGGCCTGGCTCATAAATAGGCACTATTCCTTTATTCAATCCCTCTATCTTTGCCTTATCTATATCAACACAGATAATATCATTGCCCAAATCTGCCAAACAGGTGCCTGCCACTAAACCGACATATCCTGTTCCTATTACTGCTATTTTCATATTAAAAGAATTATACGCTATTTTAAATATCTTACCAAATTAAGTATACGGCTGATAAAAAAAGAAGCGGACAGCTTTCTTGGGTTCCCGTACAGAAGTACAGTACAACCAAAAACGGAGATGTGCTTAACTTCTGGGTTCGAAATGAGACCAGGTGAACCACACCCCTATGGCCGTCCGATATCCAGAAACAGTATTTAATTTATAAAGCTTACGGGCGTGCTTGGCAGTTCGAAATGCGCCAAATACACAATAGGCTAAAATATCAAATTATTCCTAGCGCAGAAGAAAAACTGCCTTACACATACTTCAATATTTTACATGCAAAAAAATATATAAACAAACTTCAAAACAAAGGCTGCATGAGAAAAAGAAAGCTCGCCATAATTCTGGTCAGGTCATTTATAAGCATGTTTATCTTCAGCCTAATATTCATCAGCTTTGTTGATTTCAGCACAGAAGAGACGATGAGGAACTTATTTCAGGATATATATGTGTATTCGGATAATGATATAAAGGAGGGCACAATAGAAAATCTCGACATAATAGCAGTTTCCTTAATTGAAAAAAATGAAGAAATTAAAAAGTTCGGAGAAATCTGCAGGGACAAAAAAGCTATGGATGAATTAAAGAAAAACTGCGAAAACTATTATGAGCTGAGGGCATCAGGCCGGATGCCTGCCCGGGAAAGCTTGCAGGAATCATGCAGGCAGGTTTTAGCAGGGGATATAGAAAAAAGGTGCAGGGAAATAAGCGAACTCCCCGAAATCAATATCACACTATTGGATGAATTATATGAAAAGCACAATAGGGGAGAAATCTCTGACAGCATGTATTTTACCGAATTTGTTTTTTCGGCAACAGGGAACATACCCGAAATGCAGGAGCTTGAGTTTGATGTTAAAAAATATATAATCCCTGTTAGTATAATACTGGTTTTATTGCTTGCCCTTCTTTTTATGCTCCATAAGGAAAGCTTCAGCAGGCTTTTGTTTAGTATAGGAAAAATATTATTTAATTTAGGCATGCTCATAACAATAATCTCTATGGTGCTTTACATATACACGGAATATACTCCCCCGGATACTTCCCCTATGCTAAAATCATTCTCAGATAATACAATGCCTTCGGCAATCCAAAATTCGGTTCACATACTCGTACCGTTGGTTTTGGCAAACCTATTTAGTATAAAAATCATGACAATAGGGTTGATCATGCTGATTTCTGGCATAATATTAAAAGTATTGTTTGGGAAGCGGGCTGCAACAAATATTTAAAGAAATATAGCTTACCTGAAAATATGCCATTATCTAAATTAAAGGTAATTAATTTCTATAGCAGAAAAGAAATACAGCAGGCAATTGTTGAAGCAGCAGAAAACAGGGAGATTGCAATAAGGTTTTCAGAAGGTTTTGGAAAAAGGCCGGATATACTCCAGTATCCTGAAGAGGTTCTTGACCTTGCGCGCAAAGGCGCAACCAGCTTTCATGCATCAGAAGAATTATGGGAAAATCCCAGGCTTATATCTTCTAATATGAAAAGGTCCGAAGCGCAAAAACTAAGAAAGGGATGGGACCTTATTCTTGACATAGATTCACCATATTGGCAGATTGCAAAAATAACTGCCTGGCTTATCATAGAAGCGTTAAAAAGCTTCGATATTGCTTCTTTCTCTGTAAAATTCTCGGGCAATAAAGGATTCCATATAGGGCTCCCATTCGAAACATTCCCCAGGAAATATAACGGCACAGAAGTCAAGAGCATGTTTCCTGACGCTCCAAGAAGCATTGCCCTATTTATCCTTGAGCATATAGCAGAGAAATATATAGAGGTAAAAAAAAATAACGAAATAGTGTTCGGCAGTAGCCTGGAAAGAAGATTCAGGATACCCTGCCAAAAGCTGCAGGAACTGACTAAAAAAAGCTTGGAGGAACTGACTAAAAAAGTCTGCTCCAAATGCGGAAAAGAGCTTCAGGATGTGAATGCAGAAAAACAGTATGAATTCATCTGCCCCAGATGCGAATCCAGCATAAAGTCAGCAGAAGATGACCCTTACCAAATCTGCCCTAAATGCAGTATCCATATGGAAAAGAAAGAAACCATAAACAATAGTGTATGCAGCTGCGGCTCTAAGGAATATTTCACTAAATTCAATCCTTTCTCAATAATAGAAGTGGATACTATTCTTATATCATCAAGGCATCTCTTTAGGATGCCCTATTCTATGCACGAGAAATCCGGGCTGGTGTCTTTGCCTTTCAATCCTGAAAAGATATTATTATTTGAAAAAAAGTATGCAAAGCCGGAAATAGTTAAGGTATCCCGGCATAAGTTTATAGACAGGGGAAAAGCCATGCCAGATGAAGCAAAGCTGCTTCTGGAAAAATCCATCAGATTCGCAGAATCCAGGAAAGAATATGAAGAAACAGGTTCCAGGAAAGAGTTTAAGGCATTGGAAGAAGCCATTCCTGAAATTCTCTTTCCGCCGTGCATTAAAAAAATACTGAATGGCATGGAGGATGGCAGAAAAAGGGCTGTCTTCATCCTGATAAATTTTCTCAAATGCATTGGCTGGAATTATGATGACATAGAAAAGAGAATAAGGGAATGGAACAAAAAAAACCCGGAGCCGTTAAAAGAAACCATAATAACCGGCCAGCTAAGGTACCACAAGAGAAATAAAGACAGGATACTTCCGCCTAACTGCAGCAATAAGATGTATTACAAGGATATGCAGGTATGTATGCCTGATAATTTCTGTAAGAAGATAAAGAATCCCGTCAATTATGCCATCCTTAAGTCTAAAATGCTGTCTGGAAAGAAGTAGAAACCTTTATAAATGCACATTAATTCTTTACCACAGCAAAAATAATATCTAATCAGATATTAGATATGATAAATTAGCCTGAAAAGAAGCCTTTTCAGTACAGTTTCGATAGAGAACTGTTTCTAAAAAAAGGTTTCACCAAAAGGTTGTTTGATAAATAGCTCTGGAAAGAGTTGCTGGAATGAAAAAAAGAAACCCAAGACATGGAAGTATGCAGTTCTGGCCTAGGGTAAAGGCTAAAAAGCCCCATGCTAGGATCAGAAGCTGGACTAAGCAAAAAAAAGGTGTGCTCGGCTTTGCCGGCTACAAAATAGGCATGACGCACTTGATGATAACAGACAACAAGCCCACATCGCAGTCAAAAGGAAAAAAAATTTTTTGCCCCGCTTCTCTCATAGAATGCCCCTCCATAAAAGTCGCTGCTGTCAATTTCTATAAAAAAAGCCGGGCAGTATTAAGGATTTCCTCGCAAATAATGGCACAAAATCTTGACAAAGAGCTGAAAAGTAAGATGTCCCTGCCGAAAAAGCAAAAAAATCTTGAGTTTCCTGAATTCGATGATCTCAGGCTTCTGGTTTACACCCAGCCCAGGCTTACAGGGGTAGGAAAGAAAAAGCCAGAGGTTTTTGAAATGGAAATAGGCGGCAGCAAAGAAGAAAAGTCAAGCTATGCCAAAGAAAAACTGGGAAAAGAGATAAGTATAGAGGAAGTTTTCCAGGAAGGCGAACAAATAGATGTTCATGCAGTTACAAAAGGCCGCGGATTCACAGGACCCGTGAAAAGGTTCGGAATCACCCTTAAATCGCACAAGTCAGAAAAGAACAGAAGAAACCCCGGCTCATTAGGGGGCTGGACCTCCCAAGGCCATGTAATGTACAGGATTGCGCACGCCGGGCAGCATGGCTTCCATCAGAGAACTGAATACAACAAGCATCTTCTGAAAATAGGAAAGGATGCGAAAGAGGTTCAGGAAAAAGGCGGCTTCCTGGGATACGGTCTTGTGAAAAATCCCTATATCATAATAAAAGGGTCTGTACCAGGCTCTAGAAAAAGGCTGGTAAAGCTTACCCACGCAATAAGGCCTGATAAGCTTATCCCTAAAGAGCCCCCTGTCATAGATTACATTAGCAAAGAGTCAAAACAATGAAGCTCGAAATAATATCAGGGAATAAGGAAAAGAAAGGCAGTATCGATATGCCTGAACAATTTTCCGAACATATAAGAAAAGATATTATAAAAAAGGCATTTGAGGCCGAATCCGCAGGTAAAAGGCAGCCTTATGGGGCATCTCCTGAAGCAGGGTTTAGGCACTCAACATTTGCATCCAAAAGAAGGCATAACTATCGCGGCACATACGGCATTGGCCAGTCAAGAACGCCCAGGAAAATACTGTCAAGGTCAGGAGAAAGGATGAACTGGGAGGGTGCATTTGCTCCCCAGACTGTGGGCGGAAGGAGGGCTCACCCTCCCAAAGCAAAAAAGATGTGGAAAAAGAAAATAAATAAGAAAGAAAGGAATCTTGCAATTAGAAGTGCTATGGCAGCAACGCTCTCCAGAGAACTAGCAGAAAAAAGAGGCCATGTGCTTCCTGAAGAATACCCTTTTATTATCAACGATTCAATATGCGGCTTAACCAGGACTAGACAGCTAAAGGAATTCCTTGATGGCATTGATTTCGGAAGTGAACTGCAGAGAGCCAAAGAAAAAAAGGTCAGAGCAGGAAAAGGAAAATCAAGGGGAAGAAAATATAAGAGAAAAAAATCTCTTTTGATAATCGTAGAGGGCAGCTGTCCGCTGATAAGCTCTGGTAAAAATATGCCGGGGATAGATATTATTGATGTGAAAGACTTGGATGTTAGTGTCTTGGCACCCGGAGCAGTTCCTGGAAGGCTCACATTATGGACAAGTAAGGCAGTACAAAAAATAGCTAAAGACAACCTGTTTATTTAAGATGAAATCCTCAAAAATCATAAAATACCCATTATCCACCGAAAAATCAATAAGGCTGATGGAATCAGAAAATAAATTGATATTTGTAGTTGCTGATAGCGCAAAAAGGGCTGAAGTTAAAAAGGCTGTCGAAGGTCTCTTTAAAGCCAAAGTAGATAAAGTCAACCTGCTGACTAACATGAAAGGCCAGAAAAGGGCTTATATAAAATTTAGCGATGAAACTCCCGCAATAGATATTGCAACTCAACTGGGGCTTATGTAGGTGAATCCAAATGGGAAAAAATCTAATCCAGCAGAAAAGAGGCAAAGGCTCCCCCACTTACAGGGCTCCAAGCTTTAGGTATGCCGGTGAAGCAAGATACCCAAAAGCAGATCAGAAAGCTGAGGGCAGAATCATAGATATCGTGCATTCACAGGGCCATTCTGCCCCGTTAATGGTAGTGAAATATGGGCAGGAGTACTGCCTCAACATAGCCCCCGAGGGCATTAAGGTTGGCCAGAGCATAAGCTATGGGTCAGGCTCTGAAATAAAGGAAGGCAACTCATTAGAGCTGAATGACATACCTGAAGGAACACCCATATTCAATATAGAGTCAAGACCTGGAGACGGTGGAAAATTTGTCCGTTCATCAGGCGCTTCAGCAAGAGTCATATCCAAGACCAAAGATAAAGTTGTTGTAAGATTGCCCTCTAAAAGGCAGAAAGAGTTTTCAGCCAGGTGCCTGGCGACGATAGGCAATGCAGCTGGCTCCGGAAGGACAGAAAAGCCGTTTTTAAAAGCAGGAAACAAATATTACAAGATGAAAGCCAAGAACAAGCTCTGGCCCAGTGTTGGGGGAGTATCGATGAATGCTGTAGACCACCCTTTCGGAGGAAAAGCGTCGCACACCAAAGGCAGGCCTACCCAGGCCCCAAAAAACGCTCCTCCAGGCAGGAAAGTTGGAAAGATAGCCCCAAAAAGGACAGGCAAGAAAAACAGGTAATTAACATGACAAAAAAGGAATTTTCATACAAAGGCAAAAATTTGCAGGAGCTGAAAGCATTAACCCTGAATGAGGTAGCAGGGCTTTTGGCAGCCCGACAGAGGAAATCCCTTAAGAAAGGCTTGAAGGAAGAGCATAAAAAACTGCTTAAAAAAATAAGAAAAGGAAAACAGAATATCAAGACCCATTGTAGGGACATGATAATTATCCCTGAAATGGTGGGCAGCACCATAAGGCTACATAATGGAAAAGAGTTTATAACCGTAAATATACAGGCAGAAATGATTGGCCACTATCTGGGGGAGTTCGCTCTCACAAGAAAAAGCGTAACGCATTCCTCGCCTGGTGTGGGTGCTACTAAATCATCTGCAAACATTTCCGTGAAATAAAATGGCTGGAAAATACTCGATAAAGGAATATGGGGAAAACATGGCTCGTGCAGCAGGAAGAGCCCTGCCTGTTTCAACCAAGGCTTCAGTTGAAATATGCAGCAATCTGAGGAAAAAGACAGTAGCAAGGTCAAAAAATATATTGAAGGGTGTTATCGCTCTTGCAAAGCCCATAAAATTTACCCGTTTCACCAATGGGGCAGGCCACAAGAAAAGCATAGGCGCGGGAAAATATCCGCAAAAAGCAGCCAGGGAAATGTTGAAACTGCTTGAAGCAGCAGAAGCTAATGCGCAGTTCAGGGGCATTAATACATCCGGCCTTGTCATCAAGCATATTTCAGCTTACTCTGCAGGCAATGTCTGGCGCTACGGCAGGCATAGGAGAAGAAAGATGAAAAGAACTAATATAGAAATAGTGGTTGAAGAAGGAAAAACAGGTAAAAGAAAAGGGAGAAAAGGAAAAAAAGCTCTGCCTGAAGCAACAGATAAAAAAATAAATGATAAGCAGGAAATAGCTGCTGAAAAAAAGCCAAAAGCTGAAAAAGAGAGCAAGGAAAAAGAAGAAGAAAAAGACGAAAAATCAGGGAAAGATGCACAAATGCCTGTAAAAGAAACAGAAAAGAAGGCAGGGGATAAGAAGTGATATTCAACCTTAATTTTATAGAAAAGCATCAGGGGTGTTTTTGTTGATAGAGAGAAAATTCATGGCTTCAAATATGAGGGAGTATATGGTGGAGGAATTCATATCAGGCAGTCTGAAAGGTGCAGAGCACAGCCATACAAAGCTCCAGCGTACTCCGCTAGGAGAAAAGATTGTTATTTACTCATCAAAGCCCGGTTTGATTGTGGGAAGAAAGGGTCAGAATATCAAGCAGCTCACCAGGATATTAAAGAAAAAATTCAATTTGGAAAATCCTCAGATAGAAATATCAGAAGTCCAAAATTTCTATCTGGACGCTAATATAGTGGCTGAAAGGATTGTAAACTATCTTGAAAAATTTGGCACCTCTAAATTCAAAGGCATAGGGCATAAGACAATGTCTGAAGTAATGAATGCGGGCGCTATGGGGATAGAGATACTTATCTCAGGAAAAATTCCCAGTTCAAGGGCAAAAAATTGGCGGTTTTATCAGGGCTATCTCAAGAAATGCGGAGACATAGCGCTTACTGGGGTAAAAACAGCCTATGCGACAGCCAAGCTTAAGACCGGCATAATAGGCGTTAAGGTAAAGATAATGCCTCCGGGCACAAAATTGCCTGATAACGTGGAATTGAAGGCAGAAAAAGAAGAAAAAATAGAAGAAGTAAAGGAAGGCCAAAAGTCGGCAGAAGCTGAAGAAACCGGCAAGCAGGAGAAAGAGTCAAAAGAAAAGGAAGAATCTGAAAACAGGGAAAAATAATCTGAAGATGGTAAAGAAAAAAGAATTATGGAGCATGAATAGGGAAGAAATGGAGAAGCAGCTGGATAACCTAAAAATGGAGTTAATCAAGGCAAACTCACAGGTGGCTTCAGGCACTGCCCCAAAAAGCCCGGGCCAGATAAGACAGTCAAAAAAAACAATAGCAAGGATACTGACCATATTAAAAAATAAAGAAAAAACTAAGGAGGAAAAGAAAAAGCATGAGTGAAATTTGTCCTAAATGCGGCTTGCCCAAAGAGCTTTGTGTTTGTGAAACAATAGCCAAAGAAAGCCAGGAAATAAAAATTTCCCTTGAAAAGAAGAAATTTGGGAAACCATATACAGTGATAGAAGGCATCGACGAAAAAGAGATAGACATGGGCGATTTGACGAAAAAACTCAAGACAAAGCTCGCCTGCGGCGGCACGTCAAAAGACGGAAAGATCGAGCTGCAGGGAAACCATATCCAAAAAGTGAAAAAAATACTGTTGGATATCGGATTCAGCCCCGACACAATAGTTATCAGGTAATGCATTGGGATTCAGCAAGATTGTCAAAGAGATTCGCATATAGAGAGAGATGAGAATATGAAAGCAAAAAATATAGGATTTAAGGTAAACCCCCCTAAGAAAAGGTGCAGCGATACAAAATGTCCTTTTCATGGGAGCTTGAAAGTAAGGGGAAGAATATTCACCGGGACGATAATAGCCTCAAGGATGCATAAGACAGCAAATGTAGAATGGGCCAGGAAGATTAATCTTCCCAAATATGAAAGGTTTGCCAAAAAAAGGACCAGAATAAAGGCGCACAACCCCGACTGTATAAAAGCAGACCAGGGCGACATAGTCAGGATAATGGAATGCAGGCCGCTGAGCAAAACTGTAAATTTCGTCATCATCGAGAATCTAGGAAAGGAGAAAGGGTTTGCCCAAAGAATGGAATCTTTAGAAGAATCCAAGGCAGGCTTCAGGCCTGAAGAAGAGCAGGAAAGAAAGCCGGAAATAAAAGAAAATAAGGAGCAGGAATGAAATCAATACTCGCAAATATAACACAGGGATTAAACTTCGGTGCAGAAATCCCTACTTGTGACAATTCAGGGGCTAAAGTAATCAAGATATTCGGAAAAAAAGGCTCTAAAACAGTTAAAGGAAAAATGGGCTCTGCAGGTGTAGGTGATATGGTCCTTGCATCTGTCATAAAAGGCAGGCCAGACATGAGAAAGCAGACAGTATTGGCAATCATAGTAAGGCAAAAAAAAGAGTATAGGAGAAAAGACGGCACAAGGATAAAGTTTCAGGATAACGCAGCAGTGATTGTCAAAGACGAAAAAGGAAATCCAAAAGGTACAATACTAAAAGGAGCTATAGCCAAAGAAGCCGCTGCGCGCTGGGGCAATCTCGCAAAAATCGCAAAAATCGTGGTATAAAAATGAAAAGCTGGTCAAATTACTGGAAGTCAAGCAGGAATCCGGGAAAACAAAGAAAATACAGACTCAACGCTCCGTTGCACATAAAAAGAAAAATGTGCTCATCCCATATCTCCAGGGAACTGAAGCAGAAATACAGCACCAGAAGTATGCCTGTGATTTTAGGTGATAAAGTAAAGGTTGTAAGGGGGCAGTTCAAGAACCGAACCGGCAAAGTTGAGAAAATAGACCTGAAAAAAAACAGGATTATAGTATCAGGCATCGAAATAGAAAAAAAAGACGGCTCAAAAACAAAATATCCTATAAATAGCTCAAACCTTGTAATAACTGAATTGAATTTAGAAGATAAAAAAAGAAATGCTATACTTGAAAGAAAGAAAAAAAAGTGATAATATGGTAAAAAATCATTTGAAGACAATTACGGCCCCGAAAACTTGGCCTGTAAAAAGGAAAGGGACAAAATTCCTGCTTAGGCCGAATTGCGGCCCGCATAGGATGAAGGATGCTGTTTCATTAAACTTTTTATTAATCAACATGCTGGAAATAACCAAGACAAAAAAAGAAAGCAAGTATCTTCTCCATAAAAAACAGGTTGAAATAAACGGAAAAAGGCGGAAGGATATAGCTTTTCCTGTAGGCATCTTTGACGTATTGCATATAAGGGACATTGATAAGAGCTTCAGGATAAAAATAGACAGCAGGGGAAAGCTGGGGGCAGACGAGATAGATAAGAAAGAAGCAGGGCTGAAGCCGTATAAGATAGCAGGCAAGTCTCTGTCAGGAAAGAAAATCCAGCTGAATTTCTTGGACGGCTCTAATATGCTGGTTGATAAGGATAACTACAAAGTGGGAGACTCCTTAGTGATTGCATTCAAAGATAGCAGCATAAAGGAGCATATAGCTCTTAAAAAGGGAAATCTGATATTTTTAACAGCAGGAAGGCATCGCGGAAGCACAGGAAAAATAGAAGATATCATAGGCAAAAAGATTATTTACAGGATTAATAAAGAAATACATGAGACTTCAAAAGATTATGCTTTTGCTATAGGAAAAGATAAGCCTGTGATTAAGATTGATTGAGTAAAATGAACCCAATGAAAAAAATAAAGATAGAAAAGATAACATTGAACATCGGTGGAGGTAAAGATCAGAATAAGCTGGAAAAGGGAATCCGCTTATTGAAGAACATTACAGGTATAGAGCCCGTAAAAACAGTCACTCAAAAAAGGATAGCTGCATGGGGCTTGAGACCCGGCCTGCCCATAGGGTGTAAGCTCACCTTAAGAAAAAGCGCCGCTCTTGAATTGTTGAAAAAGCTTCTCGAGGCAAAAGACTTCGCATTGAAAGAGGCCCAATTTGATAATTCAGGAAATATTGCATTTGGCATACATGAATACATAGACATACCCGGCATAAAGTACGATCCCAAGATAGGGATAATGGGGCTACAGGTATGCGTCACTCTCGAAAGGCCCGGTTTCAGGGTAAAAAGGAGGGCCTACAGAAGGGCAAAAATATCTAAAAAGCATTCCATAAGCAGGCGGGAGGCAGTGGAATTCATGAAAAATAACTTTAAGGTAAAAATTGGTGAACCAGCATGAGCTATAGTAATTATAAAAAAGTTTTCAAGCAGTTAAGGTCCAAGCCTGTCAAATTAAAGAAATATATAAAGCACAATGCTCCCCTAGAAAGGTCTTGCGGAAGGGCTTTGAAAAAATGCCAGAGATGCGGCAGGATAAGGGGCCACATAGATAAGTACGGTCTCAACTTATGCAGGCAATGTTTCAGGGAAATCGCATCAAAAATAGGGTTTAAGAAGTTTTCATAGGTGAAAAAATGGTCATGAATGATATACTCGCAAGCGCATTAACTAAAATAAAGCAGTATGAAAAATTAGGCAGGTCGGTTTGTATCATCAGTCCGGTATCTGGTTTGGTTGCTGGTATACTTGGCATCCTAAAAAAATTCGGCTACATAGAAGGATATGAAAAAGTGAAAGAAGGCAATAAGCTGTCTTTCCATGTGAAGCTGAACGGAAATATCAACAAATGCGGTGTTATAAAGCCAAGGTATTCAATTAAAAAAGATGATTTCGAAAGGTTTGAGAAAAGATATTTGCCGTCTAAGGATATGGGAATAATGGTAGTAACCACTGTAAATGGCATAATGGAGCACAACGCAGCCAAGAAAAAGCAGTTAGGAGGAAGGCTTATTGCTTACTGTTATTGAAAATGAAAAAGAAAGAGAAAGGGCTTCAGGGATTTAAGACAGAAATAGGCATACCAGAAAAAGTAGGGGCAAGGCTCGATAATAATAATATTATTTTCAAAGGAGGCAAAGGTGAAAATTCGCTTGATTTGTCAAATCCCGGATTTAATGTTGTAATAAGGGATAAAAAGATAATGCTTCATTCACTCAAAAACAGCAAAAGAGAGAAAAAAATCATCAACACCTATGTCGCGCACATAAAAAATTGTATAAAAGGTGTCAGAGAAGGCCATAGGTACGAGCTAAAAATATGCTCAAGCCACTTCCCTATGAATGTTTCGGTAAACAATGGCCAGCTGATAATAAAAAATTTTATAGGCGAGAAATTTCCCAGGACACTCAGCATAAAAGAGGGAGTCAGCATAAAAGTGGACGGCGACAAAATAACTTTGGAAAGTGTGGACAAATCCCTTGCTGGCACGGCGGCATCAGATATAGAGAAGCTGACCAAAAGGCCAAATTTTGATACAAGGATATTTCAGGACGGGATATATATAACAAACAAGGACGGGAAAAAAATAAAATGAGTCTTTTAAGCAAAAGAAAAGAGATAAAGAAAAAAAAGCCTGATTTCATTATGCAGGATGCCCACAAAAAAGCCAGGCTGAAGAAAAAATGGAGAAAACCCCGCGGAATAGACTCAAAAATAAGGCTTAACCTGAAAGGCTACAGAAAAAGCGTAGAGCCCGGTTACGGCTCCCCGAAAGAGGTCAGGCATCTTCATAACAGCGGGCTTGAGCCATTAATTGTATATGGCATGGGCGATATCAAAAATATAGATAAGGAAAAGCAGGGTATAGTCCTAAGCAAAAAGCTGGGAAACAAAAAAAGAATAGAGATGGTCAAGAAAGCAAAGGAGCTGTCAATAAGGGTATTGAATATAAAAGACAGCGATGCATATATTAAAAAAGTGGAAAATGCGATTAAGGCGAAAAAAACTAAGAGAGAGCAGAAGAAGAAAAAGGCAGAAGGAAAGGGGAAGAAGAGTAAGAAGGAAAAAGGCCTTTCAGAAAAGGTAAAAAACGAAGAAGAAAAAGCTGGGGCAGAGAAGAGGGAGAAAGATAAGTTATTAACTAAAAAGGATATTTGATAAAAATGGAATTAAAAGTTCAGAAAAGGCTTGCTGCAAAGTTGCTTAAATGCTCACCCAAAAAGATATGGATAGAT
This genomic interval carries:
- a CDS encoding nucleotide sugar dehydrogenase; this encodes MKIAVIGTGYVGLVAGTCLADLGNDIICVDIDKAKIEGLNKGIVPIYEPGLEEMLKRNRDEGRIKFTDDLKEAIEHSKAVFIAVGTPSGKNHEADLSAVKAVAESIGKYMKDYKVIIDKSTVPVGTADIIRGIIKKNQEKKIDFDVVSNPEFLREGEAIGDFTNPDRIIVGTGSARARGILDEIYKGISRADKPILFTDVKSAEMTKYASNAMLATRISFMNEIAQLCEKVGADVKMVAKGMGLDKRIGPRFLQAGVGYGGSCFPKDVNALRETMKENGVAGMILDSVETVNYQQKRSLLPKIKQLVPVLRGRKIAVWGLAFKPKTDDMREAPSIVVISQLQAEGAKISAFDPEAESTARKLLKDVEYTRTPYQALKDADALVIVTEWNEFRNLDRKKIKGLMKHPNIVDGRNVYEPAQMRKAGFNYIGVGR
- a CDS encoding 50S ribosomal protein L3 produces the protein MKKRNPRHGSMQFWPRVKAKKPHARIRSWTKQKKGVLGFAGYKIGMTHLMITDNKPTSQSKGKKIFCPASLIECPSIKVAAVNFYKKSRAVLRISSQIMAQNLDKELKSKMSLPKKQKNLEFPEFDDLRLLVYTQPRLTGVGKKKPEVFEMEIGGSKEEKSSYAKEKLGKEISIEEVFQEGEQIDVHAVTKGRGFTGPVKRFGITLKSHKSEKNRRNPGSLGGWTSQGHVMYRIAHAGQHGFHQRTEYNKHLLKIGKDAKEVQEKGGFLGYGLVKNPYIIIKGSVPGSRKRLVKLTHAIRPDKLIPKEPPVIDYISKESKQ
- a CDS encoding 50S ribosomal protein L4, with the translated sequence MKLEIISGNKEKKGSIDMPEQFSEHIRKDIIKKAFEAESAGKRQPYGASPEAGFRHSTFASKRRHNYRGTYGIGQSRTPRKILSRSGERMNWEGAFAPQTVGGRRAHPPKAKKMWKKKINKKERNLAIRSAMAATLSRELAEKRGHVLPEEYPFIINDSICGLTRTRQLKEFLDGIDFGSELQRAKEKKVRAGKGKSRGRKYKRKKSLLIIVEGSCPLISSGKNMPGIDIIDVKDLDVSVLAPGAVPGRLTLWTSKAVQKIAKDNLFI
- a CDS encoding 50S ribosomal protein L23; translated protein: MKSSKIIKYPLSTEKSIRLMESENKLIFVVADSAKRAEVKKAVEGLFKAKVDKVNLLTNMKGQKRAYIKFSDETPAIDIATQLGLM
- a CDS encoding 50S ribosomal protein L2 — its product is MGKNLIQQKRGKGSPTYRAPSFRYAGEARYPKADQKAEGRIIDIVHSQGHSAPLMVVKYGQEYCLNIAPEGIKVGQSISYGSGSEIKEGNSLELNDIPEGTPIFNIESRPGDGGKFVRSSGASARVISKTKDKVVVRLPSKRQKEFSARCLATIGNAAGSGRTEKPFLKAGNKYYKMKAKNKLWPSVGGVSMNAVDHPFGGKASHTKGRPTQAPKNAPPGRKVGKIAPKRTGKKNR
- a CDS encoding 30S ribosomal protein S19 translates to MTKKEFSYKGKNLQELKALTLNEVAGLLAARQRKSLKKGLKEEHKKLLKKIRKGKQNIKTHCRDMIIIPEMVGSTIRLHNGKEFITVNIQAEMIGHYLGEFALTRKSVTHSSPGVGATKSSANISVK
- the rplV gene encoding 50S ribosomal protein L22, with protein sequence MAGKYSIKEYGENMARAAGRALPVSTKASVEICSNLRKKTVARSKNILKGVIALAKPIKFTRFTNGAGHKKSIGAGKYPQKAAREMLKLLEAAEANAQFRGINTSGLVIKHISAYSAGNVWRYGRHRRRKMKRTNIEIVVEEGKTGKRKGRKGKKALPEATDKKINDKQEIAAEKKPKAEKESKEKEEEKDEKSGKDAQMPVKETEKKAGDKK
- a CDS encoding 30S ribosomal protein S3, coding for MIERKFMASNMREYMVEEFISGSLKGAEHSHTKLQRTPLGEKIVIYSSKPGLIVGRKGQNIKQLTRILKKKFNLENPQIEISEVQNFYLDANIVAERIVNYLEKFGTSKFKGIGHKTMSEVMNAGAMGIEILISGKIPSSRAKNWRFYQGYLKKCGDIALTGVKTAYATAKLKTGIIGVKVKIMPPGTKLPDNVELKAEKEEKIEEVKEGQKSAEAEETGKQEKESKEKEESENREK
- the rpmC gene encoding 50S ribosomal protein L29, which codes for MVKKKELWSMNREEMEKQLDNLKMELIKANSQVASGTAPKSPGQIRQSKKTIARILTILKNKEKTKEEKKKHE
- the yciH gene encoding stress response translation initiation inhibitor YciH, with product MSEICPKCGLPKELCVCETIAKESQEIKISLEKKKFGKPYTVIEGIDEKEIDMGDLTKKLKTKLACGGTSKDGKIELQGNHIQKVKKILLDIGFSPDTIVIR
- a CDS encoding 30S ribosomal protein S17, with the translated sequence MKAKNIGFKVNPPKKRCSDTKCPFHGSLKVRGRIFTGTIIASRMHKTANVEWARKINLPKYERFAKKRTRIKAHNPDCIKADQGDIVRIMECRPLSKTVNFVIIENLGKEKGFAQRMESLEESKAGFRPEEEQERKPEIKENKEQE